The sequence catcgaggtgctggagcatgtccaaagaaggaaaacaaagctggtgaggggcctggagtACAGGTCTTATGAGGAACtgttgagggaactgggcttatttagcctagagaaaaggaggctagGGAAAACCTTAacactctctacaactacctcaaaggaggtcGTAGCAAGGTgggctcttctcccaggcaAGAGGACAAGTAGTATTAGTCAGTATTACAGAGCCACTctttcacagtaattttttcAAACAAGTTGCACCCTACTCCAGGTGTTGttcaaaaatacagatttgaCATCATACCCCACTGCAATGTCTACCCCATGCAGAGGGCAGGCTGGTAATTAATATCCTACTATTCTGCACTCATAGCTCATTTCTGATGAAGCAGCATTAGATTAATAACATAGTCCTAACCTACACTTTCTAATGAAGCATGAAATTTCATCCAAATACGTCTATTTGTTGGCTTTAGAGTATCTTATCAGTATTTTTATGACCTTTTATTTACCAAGCAGGGCATTCtactctgttttgctttctgcatctACCAGCTTACTCCCCCGGCTTTTAGTTTAAAAGCTGCCTTCAAGGcgtaataaatattaattccaCAAAAACTAGCAACGGTTTGATTGAATTCATGATGCCTAAATAGAAAAGAATGTGTTCTTACCTGGTAAACGAAAGACAAAATGATCGGCTACTGACAGACAAAGTCTTTTCTTCCAGAGAAACAGCCTAGATAAAAAGTAAAGGTAGTCTATGGGAATAGCTCCGTGGTAGTAAACAAGAATGCCTGGTCCTTCTGGTAGGTTTTCCACACCATGAAGTTCATAACCTGTTTGGGATGTAAAGCAACACACCAACAGTGACAGCTGTAAATTATATGGcaattcaaaactttttttttttactatcctTTATTAAAGGACTTCTGTAGAGTTGTAAAAGCCTCTGCAGTAGCTTTAAAAGAATTATGTTCTGGATGGAATGTTCAattaacagcaaagaaaaagcccCTCAACCACCACAGATTATCCTACTCAATGGACTAACTTGTTGATCAATTTAACCATCAGATCAGACTCTAACCTGACATTGAAACAGAACTGTTGCCCGTTAGGAACTTTTTCCACCTCTAAgtgcaataaaaaacaaacaagaaaacattatcATACTGCTATGACTCTCATTCTCCTGATGAAACTGTTTCAGACGGACAAGGATTTCAAAGTTTGGGAATGGATGACCTTTTAGGTAAACATTCAAGTTACAAAGAGTTGGGCTGGGAACCCTTTCATTCTGATTTGACATAATAAAAAGTTGACCTGGTTTGCAGGCTCAAGTCCAAGACAGAATCCACAAGAATCCCACAGAAATTCTCTCCACGAGACTTAAATGCACTCACTTAACAAGGTTAGGGAACTTCCTCATGGGCATGGACTTCTATAAATACTTCTCCTGGCTCTTCCTACGTTTGATGTATGTTTCAGGTGGAACGAGAGTAGGAAGCTAATGCATACAAAGGCTTGAGAAAGCCACAGCTTCcactaactaaaaaaaaaaaatctattccatCTGGTCTGCCTTTATCTCTATCCCTGCTACAGCTCCTTTCATAAGCCATTTGAAGAGAAGGACAGGGATGGTACAGGCAGGGTCCTAGCAAGAGGTGGACAAAGTTTTAGACTGCAGTATACTTCATAATTACTCAAAAAAGTTGTGAGGAAGGGTAGCAACATAGAGAGCCTGTTGTTCTTTATCCTTAGGGCAGCAAATTAAGTCCTGCTAATAGTCTTAAACTACACCTGTGGTAAGAACAGGTGCCTAGCTTGTGGCTGAGAATTTTCCTAGGGATTAGGGTGTGGTGAAAGCGTCTAAAGGTTAAATATAACataactgaaaaatcagagtACTTGTAAATTCTGCTACAGTACAAACCGAAATAATTCAataccacatttatttttccatacagCTCttggaattatttaaaattttcataacAGAATAGTTTTCTCCAACTAAAAAGACAGTAATTACAGTTCCAaatagttgttttgttttgatcatATAAGCGGGTTACAAACAGCTactaaattttttaaaaaaacaacaaccacatTTACTTACAGAGAAGTTAGCAGAACTAACATTTACACCATACCTCACTCAGAATTGTAATTCAAAGCTTCAGGCAAGTCATGTCACACTTACCATGCCATATTCTTGCATATATATCCCAAAAGCTTGCCACAGTTTTCCTTGCACTATCCCAAACTTCACTCAAGGGATCTTTTGTGGCTTTTACCTCATCACTCCTCTgatatattaaaagcaaaacattagTAAGGTAAATGAAAAAGAGGATTGTTaaaggaacaataaaaaaaattaacattgcaCTAATTGTCACCGAGATGATGACCAcgtggaaaaaatatttctttaggtACTCCACAGCAGTCCATTCTTCCAGTATATAAGCAAGGTAGCTTAGGTAGGTCATAGGTAGCTGTCCTGAGGCACAGGATTCTCTTCTACCTATCATTTCCTGCatgagagaagggaaaaactTTAATTTCTCTGATTATGCAAGCTTCTCATTTAGAAAAACGATTTACTGTGGAGGTAATTGATGCCTATTTTGCACAATCATACGTTATAGCACAGAGTtatatgttttttctctctctgtcatgTTGATAGCTGCTTTACACTATTGCCTGTAAAGAGTGATGAGATTATCATATATACTTACGGATCTTTCGATACTGCTAGACAACAGGGACTCATGGTACAATGGTTGGAGCCTGGAGTACAGCCAGGGGATCAGAAAAGCAAGTTACACACCTTGGGAACACCTTTATTCCCAGCAGACCTTCAAGACAATTGAATGCTCGAACTATCAACCTCTGGAAAGTTACCAGCTACAACAGAAAGGCATTTTTATATTAAGCTCTTGGAGGATCCTGAAGGAAGTGTGAGGACCCATGGAACACATCCATTGTCAAAACCATTTATCTGTGTAAGATTTCTGTGGTTAAGTGACTTAATTTTTAGAAACTCAAAACGTTAGTAAGTGCTTTCAGCAGTTGGTCAAGAAGACTGCCACCAGAGGTCTGGGCTCTTTCGATCCTCCTCAGAACCCAGCCTTTGGTTCTGGTTGTTCTCAATTCGGTACCTAGGTGAGGGAAACCAACAGAAGAGTGAGTTACTGAGCTAGAGGAAGAGCCAGCAGGAAAAACCTGGACAACTGTGGCTCCTTCTGGAGGGTAAGAGGTGACTGGGACAGCATTTGCTACTGCTAGCAGCACTGTAAAAAGCAGCTCTTCCCTGCTGTTCCCCATCCATACAACCACACCAACACACCcttctttcagattttccaTGGGTCTAGTGGTATTTTTGCCTCAAATGCAGCTATTTCCTTAGTCTATTCCTGCACCTGGCTACCTGTCTTACAGCAGGTAACGGTCTCTCTAGTGTGCAACATGACAGCATCCCTTGCTTGCTTTAAGTCTTAAGAATTAGCCAGATATTATGATCATATTCAGCAATTCATAACTGAACGCAGCTTTTATTTACCCTAATCAGGTTACTGCTTGTTGAACAAGCAACTTTCCGGTCCAACACCGGAACAAgtacaaacaagaaacaaatcaCAGCTGCCAGTCAGTGCCAAGACCATAAAGCACGGCAAGCCCAGACTCTTCTGACTTCAGCTGACTACTTACAGGAGCAAACCTGTTCTACAGCACTGACTCCAACCCcccatctttttatttctctaaagcACTGGATAAAATACTTTGGTGAAGTGGTGTAAAACAGCTCCGGTACCACAGAGCTCAGCTCCCCAGGACACGGGATGGCTTCcaagccaaagaaaacaaacacagtaaCTGTAAGAAGAGCAAACAAGGAGCACAAAGGAAGCAAGTACTGCTTTAAATCATGCTCAGCATGtcacaaacaaatgaaacctACATGATAAATAACATCACTAAATTAGCAGAATTGTTTATGTACTGATGACAAATACCTGGCTAAGATGTAGCAAGATCTAGAAGTTCTCACTGAAGAGAGATTTTATAGGTAACATGAAAGACATAAAAGTAGTAGTCCGCATGATTTAGATATTAAAATCTCTACTCTGAAGGTGTTTAAGAAGGTTAAGGCTGATGGTGTGGTGCTACCCTACAGAAAGGATGTAACTACTTGTTTGAAGTTGGTGATAAGGATAAGGACTACAAATCTTCAGTGCTTGTGAAGTGTGCTCTGCTGAAAGGGCCTAGGAGAAGGCAGTGTTAAGAGCTTGCCCCAGGCTACCGAATCACAAGTATTAAATGCTGCTGGGAATAACTCATTCAACCTGTAGCATGGGCTGAAGGAAGGGATTTGGTGTTGTTAGGGAGGCTTCGGACTGGGAACAGAGACTATGACAGCCAGCAACATAATTTAGATCTCCTTGAATTTGGAGATAAAGCTTCCATACAGATAGTAAATATGCTGATAATAAAGTAAACATTTCTAACCATTGTATGATCTATCTGAAGATTAAATTGAATATATTGAACATGTCAGTTGCCAAGTTCCAGTCTAAGATTAATATGTCCAGGTATCTTCTAATACATAAcattctttgcaaaaaaaaaaaaattccctctGACCTCATTTTTGGTAATTCTTGAAACAATAGGGGAAACCCAGAGGAATGGAAGAGATTTAATATCACTCCAAAGTCCCCCAAGAAAAGTAACTATAGTCTCAGCAGCCAGAGAAATCACCAGCAAGATTACTGAAAAGCTGGTACTGGACAAATGTGACTGATACCGCTCATTACAATTTTGTGGGAAATGACCTTGCAAACAAATGCACCTCAGTTCTTTGAGGGGTTGAGAGGTTTATATCTTGTGTAGGCTTTATGTGAGCAGCTACTCAGAGGCAACACCCACCTTTCCACCACAACTCTCCGCATCTGGCCCCATCTGCAGCAGTACCAGCTGGCTCCTTGCTAATAAATAACTGCTGGTACAAAGCAAAGTCACTACTGGGAGCAGCCCAAACTTAACCTGGCCTACAGTGATTATGAAAGTACATTACTAATGCCACTTGGCactttgtttaagaaaataaagctcaTTTTGACATCATCATTCGTTTCATATGTTAAGTGACATGAGAAGAAAGTTCCCATCAGTGCATCAGCAGAATGCCCACAAAATGAGAACTGATTCTGTATCCCATGTTATTTAggattttcagaattttcttgTAATATTTATGGGATGTTACACTGATCAATGCAAACCATGTAACATCCCACTGATTCCTTCTCCATCTCAATTTTAATGTAATAGAAAATGATTTGCTAGATGGAAGACTACTGTATTTAATCTTGTTTGCTCTCAGACTAAAGTACAAATGAACATtgattatttattcatttctgatttaaagTTTAATACATGCACTGAAAAgggctgcagaaaaaaaaattcaaagactTAAGTGtccaaaagtaattttaaaaacctACAAAACAGGTATCAGCAGCACAGATTTGACTAAGGACACGTGAAAGTATTTGGCACACGTGATGTGAGTTAACTTTACACCTGGGTGAGAGGGTGGCTGGGATACAAGCAAGTTCTACATCATTCCAGTTGAATCCAAGCCAGAGTGGaaaaagtgactgaaaaatTGACTAAGCGAGGAAACAAGAAGGAGCACGGCTTTTTCTGGTAGTTAGGATGCTCAACCAGATTTCAGTTCTAGCTCCCATACTTCAGCTGTACACTTCCTCCAACATTTTATAATGAAAGAACAAACTGTCAGCGGGGTTTCAATCATATGACATGAGTTTGAGTCCACCATGCCAAACACATCTCTCCATCCTACCTGTATAACAAAGGCCTACAACAGGACAGGACTTGGATTGTTGCCATGTCCTACCGGCTAGCTCTCACCAGTCCCTCACTGAGACAACAAACACAATTTTGCAGCATCCTTCCTGTCCAACACTACACAGAGAACTTACTACATACCTGTTGGAGTGCATGGTACAAAGCTTTTACTAAAGACCTGCTTGGTTATGCACTGCAGGACAACACAACAGTTAACAGAACATTTACACATAACTGCTGTTTTGCCCCCAAGCCTGAGAGTTTTAGGGAAAGTTTCTCTCCTACTTTTATCAAATCTGAGCCAAGAGCAGCTCCCACGTTCTTTACAACTGAACAACCTGTAAAAAGCTAGCAAATGGGCACAGCGttttgtgaaaaacatttttctgttgtcttgaTATTTCCTTATCTCATCTAGCAAGGGAGATGAAGCGTTACTGTCCTGAGTGATCTCGTTGTTCTTTTAGAGAACA comes from Aythya fuligula isolate bAytFul2 chromosome 2, bAytFul2.pri, whole genome shotgun sequence and encodes:
- the LOC116486011 gene encoding transmembrane protein 68-like; this encodes MIGRRESCASGQLPMTYLSYLAYILEEWTAVEYLKKYFFHVVIISVTISAMLIFFIVPLTILFFIYLTNVLLLIYQRSDEVKATKDPLSEVWDSARKTVASFWDIYARIWHGYELHGVENLPEGPGILVYYHGAIPIDYLYFLSRLFLWKKRLCLSVADHFVFRLPGLKLLLEVTGVMPGTREECLSALKNGHLVSISPGGVREALFSDESYQLMWGNRKGFAQVALDAKVPIIPMYTQNVREGYRMFKERRFFRKLYESTRLPFTPPYGGLPVKFRTYIGEPIPYDPNITTDELVEKTKSAVQALIKKHQTIPGSIWKALMDRFDRHRKSD